One genomic region from Anguilla rostrata isolate EN2019 chromosome 2, ASM1855537v3, whole genome shotgun sequence encodes:
- the LOC135247361 gene encoding BRISC complex subunit abraxas 2-like isoform X2, which yields MMAASISGYTFSSVCYHSANSNSDHEGFLFGEVRQEESFSISDSQISSTEFLHVVDVHNHEPCAQLFSFYDFAGKVNEDNLSRILKERRKNVIGWYRCRRNTQQQMSFREQIIHKQLSHVLGMPDLVFLLFGFISTANSSTHALEYVLFRPNRRHNQRISLTIPNLGNTSQQEYKVSSVPNTSQNYATVIKEQGAEFFDRDGVIKSIRTIFQVYNALQEKVQAVCGEVEQSERVKEKVQEEVNRLKQQISLRKHKSAEEDRRLQEAVAAAVTATGANPISSEDSDPALLSRVVFHGPAPERPGPQRPSTSDTPPPYSDLAPRDPLVAPSPEPGAALLPRPQAVGSSGYPAPGHAFGGVGHPGNGDGSRNDFLDRQAAGQEDDEEEEDDEDDDDEEGDSSEYESLVVEPSELPDSRALSLPQGLRPEADARSSQASQS from the exons ATGATGGCTGCTTCCATTTCGGGTTACACTTTCAGTTCTGTGTGTTATCACAGCGCCAACAGCAATTCTGATCAC gaaggttttctttttggagAAGTAAGGCAAGAGGAGAGTTTCAGCATTAGTGATTCTCAGATTAGCAGTACTGAGTTTCTGCACGTAGTAG ACGTCCATAATCATGAACCTTGTGCACAACTGTTTAG tttttacgACTTCGCAGGCAAAGTCAACGAGGATAACCTTAGCAGAATTCtcaaagaaaggagaaaa AACGTCATCGGCTGGTACCGCTGCAGACGGAACACGCAGCAGCAGATGTCCTTCAGGGAGCAGATTATCCACAAGCAGCTGAGCCACGTCCTGGGCATGCCCGacctcgtcttcctcctcttcgGCTTCATCTCCACCGCCAACAGCTCCACGCACGCGCTGGAGTACGTGCTCTTCAGGCCAAACAGGAG GCATAACCAGCGGATATCTCTTACCATCCCTAACCTGGGGAACACCAGCCAGCAGGAGTACAAGGTGTCGTCTGTCCCAAATACCTCTCAGAACTATGCCACGGTCATCAAGGAACAAGG GGCTGAGTTCTTTGATAGAGATGGAGTGATTAAGAGTATCAGGACAATCTTCCAGGTCTACAATGCGCTACAAGAGAAGGTTCAA GCTGTGTGCGGAGAGGTTGAACAGAGTGAACGAGTGAAGGAGAAAGTCCAGGAAGAAGTGAACAGACTGAAACAGCAGATTTCTCTCAGGAAACACAAGAGTGCAGAAGAGGACAGGA GGCTACAGGAAGCAGTTGCAGCAGCAGTCACAGCCACGGGGGCGAACCCGATTTCGTCAGAGGACTCGGACCCCGCCCTCCTCTCTAGGGTGGTCTTCCACGGCCCCGCCCCGGAGCGGCCCGGCCCGCAGAGGCCCAGCACCTCGGACACTCCTCCCCCGTACTCGGACCTGGCCCCCCGGGACCCCCTGGTAGCGCCGTCCCCCGAGCCCGGCGCGGCGCTCTTGCCTCGGCCCCAGGCGGTGGGTTCCTCCGGGTACCCCGCCCCCGGCCACGCCTTCGGCGGCGTGGGGCACCCCGGGAACGGAGACGGGTCCAGGAACGACTTCCTGGACAGGCAGGCCGCCGGGCAGGAGGacgacgaagaggaggaggacgacgaggaCGATGACGACGAAGAAGGGGACAGCAGCGAGTACGAGAGCCTGGTCGTGGAGCCCTCGGAGCTGCCCGACAGCAGGGCGCTATCGCTGCCCCAGGGCCTGAGACCAGAAGCCGACGCCCGCAGCTCCCAGGCCTCCCAAAGCTGA
- the LOC135247361 gene encoding BRISC complex subunit abraxas 2-like isoform X1 yields MMAASISGYTFSSVCYHSANSNSDHEGFLFGEVRQEESFSISDSQISSTEFLHVVDVHNHEPCAQLFSFYDFAGKVNEDNLSRILKERRKNVIGWYRCRRNTQQQMSFREQIIHKQLSHVLGMPDLVFLLFGFISTANSSTHALEYVLFRPNRSRHNQRISLTIPNLGNTSQQEYKVSSVPNTSQNYATVIKEQGAEFFDRDGVIKSIRTIFQVYNALQEKVQAVCGEVEQSERVKEKVQEEVNRLKQQISLRKHKSAEEDRRLQEAVAAAVTATGANPISSEDSDPALLSRVVFHGPAPERPGPQRPSTSDTPPPYSDLAPRDPLVAPSPEPGAALLPRPQAVGSSGYPAPGHAFGGVGHPGNGDGSRNDFLDRQAAGQEDDEEEEDDEDDDDEEGDSSEYESLVVEPSELPDSRALSLPQGLRPEADARSSQASQS; encoded by the exons ATGATGGCTGCTTCCATTTCGGGTTACACTTTCAGTTCTGTGTGTTATCACAGCGCCAACAGCAATTCTGATCAC gaaggttttctttttggagAAGTAAGGCAAGAGGAGAGTTTCAGCATTAGTGATTCTCAGATTAGCAGTACTGAGTTTCTGCACGTAGTAG ACGTCCATAATCATGAACCTTGTGCACAACTGTTTAG tttttacgACTTCGCAGGCAAAGTCAACGAGGATAACCTTAGCAGAATTCtcaaagaaaggagaaaa AACGTCATCGGCTGGTACCGCTGCAGACGGAACACGCAGCAGCAGATGTCCTTCAGGGAGCAGATTATCCACAAGCAGCTGAGCCACGTCCTGGGCATGCCCGacctcgtcttcctcctcttcgGCTTCATCTCCACCGCCAACAGCTCCACGCACGCGCTGGAGTACGTGCTCTTCAGGCCAAACAGGAG CAGGCATAACCAGCGGATATCTCTTACCATCCCTAACCTGGGGAACACCAGCCAGCAGGAGTACAAGGTGTCGTCTGTCCCAAATACCTCTCAGAACTATGCCACGGTCATCAAGGAACAAGG GGCTGAGTTCTTTGATAGAGATGGAGTGATTAAGAGTATCAGGACAATCTTCCAGGTCTACAATGCGCTACAAGAGAAGGTTCAA GCTGTGTGCGGAGAGGTTGAACAGAGTGAACGAGTGAAGGAGAAAGTCCAGGAAGAAGTGAACAGACTGAAACAGCAGATTTCTCTCAGGAAACACAAGAGTGCAGAAGAGGACAGGA GGCTACAGGAAGCAGTTGCAGCAGCAGTCACAGCCACGGGGGCGAACCCGATTTCGTCAGAGGACTCGGACCCCGCCCTCCTCTCTAGGGTGGTCTTCCACGGCCCCGCCCCGGAGCGGCCCGGCCCGCAGAGGCCCAGCACCTCGGACACTCCTCCCCCGTACTCGGACCTGGCCCCCCGGGACCCCCTGGTAGCGCCGTCCCCCGAGCCCGGCGCGGCGCTCTTGCCTCGGCCCCAGGCGGTGGGTTCCTCCGGGTACCCCGCCCCCGGCCACGCCTTCGGCGGCGTGGGGCACCCCGGGAACGGAGACGGGTCCAGGAACGACTTCCTGGACAGGCAGGCCGCCGGGCAGGAGGacgacgaagaggaggaggacgacgaggaCGATGACGACGAAGAAGGGGACAGCAGCGAGTACGAGAGCCTGGTCGTGGAGCCCTCGGAGCTGCCCGACAGCAGGGCGCTATCGCTGCCCCAGGGCCTGAGACCAGAAGCCGACGCCCGCAGCTCCCAGGCCTCCCAAAGCTGA
- the LOC135247361 gene encoding BRISC complex subunit abraxas 2-like isoform X3 — translation MNLVHNCLGKVNEDNLSRILKERRKNVIGWYRCRRNTQQQMSFREQIIHKQLSHVLGMPDLVFLLFGFISTANSSTHALEYVLFRPNRSRHNQRISLTIPNLGNTSQQEYKVSSVPNTSQNYATVIKEQGAEFFDRDGVIKSIRTIFQVYNALQEKVQAVCGEVEQSERVKEKVQEEVNRLKQQISLRKHKSAEEDRRLQEAVAAAVTATGANPISSEDSDPALLSRVVFHGPAPERPGPQRPSTSDTPPPYSDLAPRDPLVAPSPEPGAALLPRPQAVGSSGYPAPGHAFGGVGHPGNGDGSRNDFLDRQAAGQEDDEEEEDDEDDDDEEGDSSEYESLVVEPSELPDSRALSLPQGLRPEADARSSQASQS, via the exons ATGAACCTTGTGCACAACTGTTTAG GCAAAGTCAACGAGGATAACCTTAGCAGAATTCtcaaagaaaggagaaaa AACGTCATCGGCTGGTACCGCTGCAGACGGAACACGCAGCAGCAGATGTCCTTCAGGGAGCAGATTATCCACAAGCAGCTGAGCCACGTCCTGGGCATGCCCGacctcgtcttcctcctcttcgGCTTCATCTCCACCGCCAACAGCTCCACGCACGCGCTGGAGTACGTGCTCTTCAGGCCAAACAGGAG CAGGCATAACCAGCGGATATCTCTTACCATCCCTAACCTGGGGAACACCAGCCAGCAGGAGTACAAGGTGTCGTCTGTCCCAAATACCTCTCAGAACTATGCCACGGTCATCAAGGAACAAGG GGCTGAGTTCTTTGATAGAGATGGAGTGATTAAGAGTATCAGGACAATCTTCCAGGTCTACAATGCGCTACAAGAGAAGGTTCAA GCTGTGTGCGGAGAGGTTGAACAGAGTGAACGAGTGAAGGAGAAAGTCCAGGAAGAAGTGAACAGACTGAAACAGCAGATTTCTCTCAGGAAACACAAGAGTGCAGAAGAGGACAGGA GGCTACAGGAAGCAGTTGCAGCAGCAGTCACAGCCACGGGGGCGAACCCGATTTCGTCAGAGGACTCGGACCCCGCCCTCCTCTCTAGGGTGGTCTTCCACGGCCCCGCCCCGGAGCGGCCCGGCCCGCAGAGGCCCAGCACCTCGGACACTCCTCCCCCGTACTCGGACCTGGCCCCCCGGGACCCCCTGGTAGCGCCGTCCCCCGAGCCCGGCGCGGCGCTCTTGCCTCGGCCCCAGGCGGTGGGTTCCTCCGGGTACCCCGCCCCCGGCCACGCCTTCGGCGGCGTGGGGCACCCCGGGAACGGAGACGGGTCCAGGAACGACTTCCTGGACAGGCAGGCCGCCGGGCAGGAGGacgacgaagaggaggaggacgacgaggaCGATGACGACGAAGAAGGGGACAGCAGCGAGTACGAGAGCCTGGTCGTGGAGCCCTCGGAGCTGCCCGACAGCAGGGCGCTATCGCTGCCCCAGGGCCTGAGACCAGAAGCCGACGCCCGCAGCTCCCAGGCCTCCCAAAGCTGA
- the LOC135247360 gene encoding 4-hydroxyphenylpyruvate dioxygenase-like protein, translated as MAAICRLHHIALHVRNVDKIAYDLVSKFKFNLFAARLNEKSSQFAFRNGSAVFIVNERLSNPFLGFEDVVARKGHHTSSQGLNEICCPPFRFGDRKNTNTECNFLYDVHPNYSVDTVSNVCFEVEDVEKTFNALRNQGCDFLVPPTTVRDEKGIVSYSILKSIVGNVCHTLIDKTQYQGTFLPGFENVTKNGARVDELAPSEITHFDHITYACPRRSTPDVMGWYEKYFGFQRFFIDRDEDVNEGFVLNENSIGLRLTAMEYWKCSELGVMLPFKGKEPDCKFVIAESLPEQGRNQVDSFLENHKGAGIQHIGLYTQDIISTAHSLAQAGVEFFSPPPAYYTEVGKQQEIVDAGHDPEELSQYGILLDADLHQDSSGPPCGLASAKKNRHLLQIFTKPIFAEDTFFLELIERRGASGFGEGNIRALWRSVQDYMKSQIEGKIEGHNSESVATQTRQH; from the exons ATGGCAGCTATATGCCGGTTACACCATATTGCCCTCCACGTTAGAAACGTGGATAAAATAGCGTATGACCTTGTCTCCaagttcaaatttaatttattcgCTGCGAGGCTAAATGAGAAATCAAGCCAGTTCGCCTTCAGGAATGGATCAGCAGTTTTCATCGTGAATGAAAGATTAAGTAATCCTTTTCTCGGTTTTGAAGATGTGGTCGCGCGTAAGGGACATCACACTTCAAGTCAAGGATTGAATGAGATATGCTGTCCCCCTTTTAGATTTGGCGACCGCAAAAATACGAATACTGAATGCAATTTCCTTTACGATGTTCATCCTAATTACTCCGTGGATACTGTAAGTAACGTGTGTTTTGAAGTGGAGGATGTGGAGAAGACGTTTAATGCTCTCCGCAACCAAGGGTGCGATTTCCTGGTGCCCCCGACAACTGTGCGGGATGAGAAAGGAATTGTTTCATATTCGATATTGAAATCAATTGTGGGGAATGTATGTCACACGCTAATTGACAAGACTCAGTACCAGGGGACATTCTTGCCTGGGTTTGAAAATGTGACAAAGAACGGCGCACGTGTCGATGAATTGGCACCGAGTGAGATTACTCACTTTGATCACATAACATATGCCTGTCCCAGGAGAAGTACGCCTGATGTCATGGGGTGGTACGAGAAGTACTTTGGCTTTCAAAGGTTTTTCATTGACAG GGACGAGGATGTAAATGAAGGGTTTGTTCTCAACGAGAATAGCATTGGTCTGCGACTGACAGCCATGGAATACTGGAAGTGCAGTGAATTGGGAGTGATGCTCCCCTTTAAAGGCAAGGAGCCAGACTGCAAGTTTGTTATTGCAGAATCACTGCCTGAGCAAG GAAGAAACCAGGTGGATAGCTTCTTGGAGAACCACAAGGGGGCTGGGATTCAGCACATTGGTCTGTACACCCAGGACATTATCTCCACGGCACACAGTCTGGCACAGGCTGGAGTGGAGTTCTTCAGTCCTCCTCCTGCCTACTACACTGAG GTGGGAAAGCAGCAGGAGATAGTGGATGCTGGTCATGACCCTGAGGAGTTGTCTCAGTATGGGATCCTCCTGGATGCTGACCTACACCAGGACTCTTCAGGCCCCCCCTGTGGTCTTGCGTCTGCTAAAAAGAATAG GCACCTGCTCCAGATATTCACCAAGCCCATCTTTGCGGAGGATACTTTTTTCTTGGAGCTCATCGAGCGAAGAGGGGCATCTGGGTTTGGGGAAGGGAACATCCGAGCTCTGTGGAGATCCGTGCAGGATTATATGAAGAGCCAAATCGAGGGAAAAATCGAGGGACACAACTCTGAGAGCGTTGCAACACAAACTCGGcaacactga
- the zranb1a gene encoding ubiquitin thioesterase ZRANB1, whose product MTELGVKWACEYCTYENWPSAIKCTMCRAQRPSGTIITEEPFKSGPGLDGGREWDPPGTEGGSAPLLICPDSSARPRVRPPGTSEPSSKWSCHMCTYLNWPRAIRCTQCLCQRQRARSPTDSSPQTSGSGSRPGPPPQDPCEEYNDRNRLNTRAQHWTCAACTYENWPKTRKCVVCDHPRPNAPEAIELAEPGDPSAVINEEDRARWRSSCSGGQRRSPPTSKRESEVKMDFQRIELAAGAVGSKEEQEVDFKKLKQIKNRMRKTDWLFLNACAGVVEGDLAAVEAYKSSGGDIARQMTADEVRLLNRPSAFDDGFTLVHLAIRFQRQDMLAILLTEVSQQATKCIPAMVCPELTEQIRREIAASLHQRKGDFACYFLTDLVTFTLPADIEDLPPTVQEKLFDEVLDRDVQKELEEESPIINWSLELGTRLDSRLYALWNRTAGDCLLDSVLQATWGIYDKDSVLRKTLHDSLHDCSHWFYTRWKEWESWYSQSFGLHFSLREEQWQEDWAFILSLASQPGASLEQTHIFVLAHILRRPIIVYGVKYYKSFRGETLGFTRFQGVYLPLLWEQSFCWKSPIALGYTRGHFSALVAMENDGYDNRGAGANLNTDDDVTVTFLPLVDSDRKLLHIHFLSAQEMGNEEQQEKLLREWLDCCVTDGGMLVALQKSCRRRNHPLVTQMVEKWLDGYRQIRPCASLSDGEEDEDDEDE is encoded by the exons ATGACCGAGCTGGGGGTGAAGTGGGCCTGCGAGTACTGCACGTACGAGAACTGGCCGTCGGCCATCAAGTGCACCATGTGCCGCGCCCAGAGGCCCAGCGGCACCATCATCACCGAGGAGCCCTTCAAGAGCGGGCCCGGCCTGGACGGCGGGCGCGAGTGGGACCCGCCGGGCACCGAGGGCGGGAGCGCCCCCCTGCTCATCTGCCCGGACTCCAGCGCCCGGCCCCGCGTCCGGCCGCCGGGCACCTCCGAGCCCAGCAGCAAGTGGTCCTGCCACATGTGCACCTACCTGAACTGGCCCCGGGCCATCCGCTGCACCCAGTGCCTGTGCCAGCGCCAGCGCGCCCGCAGCCCCACGGACTCCTCCCCGCAGACCTCCGGGTCCGGGTCACGGCCCGGCCCGCCCCCTCAGGACCCCTGCGAGGAGTACAACGACCGCAACCGGCTCAACACGCGGGCCCAGCACTGGACTTGCGCCGCCTGCACGTACGAGAACTGGCCCAAGACCAGGAAGTGCGTGGTGTGCGACCACCCCAGGCCCAACGCCCCGGAGGCCATCGAGCTGGCCGAGCCGGGGGACCCGTCCGCCGTCATCAACGAGGAGGACCGCGCccgctggaggagcagctgcagcggGGGCCAGCGGCGCTCGCCCCCCACCTCCAAGAGGGAGTCCGAGGTCAAGATGGACTTCCAGAGGATCGAGCTGGCGGCCGGAGCGGTCGGGAGcaaggaggagcaggaggtggaCTTCAAAAAgctcaaacagatcaagaacaggATGAGGAAGACGGACTGGCTGTTCCTGAACGCGTGCGCAG GTGTGGTGGAGGGGGACCTGGCGGCGGTGGAGGCGTACAAGTCGTCCGGGGGGGACATCGCCCGACAGATGACGGCCGACGAGGTGCGCCTCTTGAACCGCCCCTCGGCCTTCGACGACGGCTTCACCCTGGTGCACCTGGCCATTCGCTTCCAGAGGCAGGACATGCTGGCCATTCTGCTAACTGAG GTCTCCCAGCAGGCGACCAAGTGCATCCCGGCCATGGTGTGCCCCGAGCTGACGGAGCAGATCCGGCGGGAGATCGCCGCCTCCCTGCACCAGCGCAAGGGCGACTTCGCCTGCTACTTCCTCACGGACCTGGTCACGTTCACGCTGCCCGCGG ATATTGAGGACTTGCCTCCAACTGTTCAGGAGAAGCTGTTCGATGAGGTGCTGGACCGTGACGTGCAGAAAG agctggaggaggagtcCCCGATCATTAACTGGTCTCTGGAGCTGGGCACGCGATTGGACAGCAGGCTGTACGCGCTGTGGAACCGCACCGCCGGGGACTGCCTGCTGGACTCGGTGCTGCAGGCCACCTGGGGCATCTACGACAAGGACTCGGTCCTGCGCAAGACCCTGCACGACAGCCTGCACGACTGCTCGCACTG GTTCTACACGCGCTGGAAGGAGTGGGAGTCGTGGTACTCGCAGAGCTTCGGACTGCACTTCTCCCTGAGGGAGGAGCAGTGGCAGGAGGACTGGGCCTTCATCCTCTCCCTGGCCAGTCAG CCTGGTGCCAGTTTGGAGCAGActcacatttttgttcttgcaCACATTCTTCGTAGACCAATCATAGTTTACGGAGTGAAGTATTACAAGAGTTTCCGTGGTGAAACGTTAGGGTTCACTCGTTTTCAAG GCGTGTATTTGCCTTTACTGTGGGAACAGAGCTTTTGCTGGAAAAGCCCCATCGCCCTTGGCTACACCCGGGGCCACTTCTCCGCACTGGTGGCCATGGAGAACGACGGCTACGACAATCGAGGCGCGGGCGCCAACCTCAACACTGACGACGACGTCACCGTCACCTTCCTGCCACTAGTGGACAGCGACCGGAAGCTGCTGCACATACACTTTCTATCCGCACAAGAG aTGGGGAacgaggagcagcaggagaagcTGCTGCGGGAGTGGCTGGACTGCTGCGTGACGGACGGCGGCATGCTGGTGGCCCTGCAGAAGAGCTGCCGCCGGAGGAACCACCCCCTGGTCACCCAGATGGTGGAGAAGTGGCTGGACGGCTACCGGCAGATCCGGCCCTGCGCCTCGCTGTCCGAcggcgaggaggacgaggacgacgaGGACGAGTGA